One part of the Streptococcus sp. oral taxon 431 genome encodes these proteins:
- a CDS encoding DUF5965 family protein — protein sequence MTIIERLEEKVTRQESKVARETEKLASYKEQLETAMFATFKRRQSISHMSFEEALDHAFGRERQFDDSEFRKDEMSE from the coding sequence ATGACCATAATCGAACGCTTAGAAGAAAAGGTCACTAGGCAAGAAAGCAAGGTAGCAAGAGAGACAGAAAAGCTCGCTTCTTACAAAGAGCAACTGGAGACAGCGATGTTTGCGACGTTCAAAAGGCGTCAAAGCATTAGTCACATGAGTTTTGAAGAAGCTCTTGACCATGCCTTCGGTAGAGAAAGACAATTCGATGATTCTGAATTTAGAAAGGATGAAATGAGTGAATGA
- a CDS encoding DUF5962 family protein, with amino-acid sequence MMEDTYYQLEEALVQGFQTPEEYQAYKELKEHYEEVTGDYSFSIRELTSQLEIGLQNHRGVDFEEHEKEEYLDLVQKLEEFDSSLATHYRQLID; translated from the coding sequence ATGATGGAAGATACCTATTATCAATTAGAAGAGGCTTTGGTACAGGGATTTCAAACACCTGAAGAATACCAAGCCTACAAGGAACTAAAGGAACATTATGAGGAAGTGACAGGCGATTACAGTTTTTCTATACGAGAACTCACTAGTCAACTGGAAATCGGTCTTCAGAATCATCGAGGTGTGGACTTTGAAGAACATGAAAAAGAGGAGTATTTGGACTTAGTTCAAAAGCTAGAGGAATTTGATTCCTCTCTTGCCACCCATTATCGTCAATTGATTGACTAG
- a CDS encoding DUF5945 family protein, which yields MTKDWNFNQPLESKSENQEDPDKIAALFGNHQGGNDVNYEAAFQKRKQAPVTESNSSSKPKVTEVRTGKETDITTSYQQHLKRLIADNNSDIQSSQKKIEELHTLIDTKNKDNKKLQSIYDAISELH from the coding sequence ATGACAAAAGATTGGAATTTTAATCAACCATTAGAGAGTAAATCAGAAAATCAAGAAGATCCAGATAAAATTGCGGCCTTATTTGGAAATCATCAAGGAGGTAATGATGTAAATTATGAAGCAGCTTTTCAAAAGCGTAAACAAGCACCTGTGACGGAATCAAATTCTAGTTCTAAACCCAAAGTTACAGAGGTTAGAACAGGAAAAGAGACAGATATCACTACAAGTTATCAGCAACATCTTAAAAGACTTATTGCAGATAACAATAGCGATATTCAAAGTAGTCAAAAGAAAATTGAAGAGCTACATACGTTGATCGACACAAAGAATAAAGACAATAAGAAATTGCAGTCAATTTATGATGCGATTTCCGAATTACACTAA
- a CDS encoding DUF5966 family protein codes for MNDLLLIPVIFLAVGGILILLWRLFLIASGLFLIGFVSFLIFVEVYGIYLFFTEPTLYFDDIRQHGLTSFTAVYLFINLMLVLGFSWRFINSKTKESI; via the coding sequence ATGAATGATTTACTCCTTATCCCAGTAATTTTTTTAGCAGTAGGAGGAATTCTCATTCTTTTATGGAGACTCTTTCTTATTGCCAGTGGACTTTTCCTGATTGGTTTTGTCAGTTTTCTTATTTTCGTGGAGGTCTATGGAATTTATTTGTTCTTTACTGAACCGACTTTATACTTTGATGATATCAGACAACATGGTTTAACTAGTTTTACGGCTGTGTACCTTTTCATCAATCTGATGTTGGTTCTAGGATTCAGTTGGCGTTTCATAAACTCCAAAACTAAGGAAAGTATATAA
- a CDS encoding DEAD/DEAH box helicase family protein yields MEVMQLLAMFRGTIPKDREKMDLFLRYQAQHFDEKWQDLVESFLAEEGKIEEIPHVYSFDQDIVSFLEASSENNDQDLESYTRNFGQAGLSKLSQLSNFEKNLVLEVATYNLFTRFYIQSEKEKLTPLSELVFHQNQDVNLVNVYRVANNLSDRISRDIEEFLLMVDSKELKKEVLEIHFEEKEGDVLAYLGSELMATLDIVTDLVHHEENYQQLPLTQKLKIITYFDEVKAIREKSKQVEEAVLPLDNIDQVEENVEVHSLTKVDKIVEEALREYPIGSQVSYKGQVFQLVSIENAQLNGLVRLELFNDSNKLFEENPILYLNSLEEIEQVLSHVELEKENSEIEMDSSSESLEIDLYSYLEEDNEKDKETETLIEGIEETDVHVLDFVFPDDLEDFYPKTNREKIETNIAAIELVKRLEKEGRQAHPEEQELLAKYVGWGGLANEFFDELNPKYEAERLTLRSLVSKSEYSTMKQSSLTAYYTDPMIIRQIWQKLLDDGFEGGRILDPSMGTGNFFAAMPRSIREKSELYGVELDSVTGAIAKQLHPNTHIEVRGFEEVPYQNNSFDLVLTNVPFGNFRIADKNYDKPYMIHDYFVKHSLDLVRDGGQVSIISSIGTMDKRTDNILQEIKSNTHFLGGVRLPDTTFKSIAGTRVTTDLLFFQKDQAKDLNEEELVFSGSIPFEEDKRVWINPYFDGKYNTQVLGEYEVRNFNGGTLNVKGVSETLSTDIMKALENVEAPKQIDNSLKAPVFIQEEVDNSIPSRIRENLALYSFGYEGNQIYYRDTHGIRKSSKVDEISYYVDEKGEFKDWDSSLSEHKIDRFVQLHLTDEEALDVYKSEEASKRGKYKGLFKKTVFYESPLSDKDISRIKGMVDLRETYQSLIEIQRHQDYSRADFQELLSKLNREYDRFVSQFGYLNASVNRNLFDSDDKYSLLASLEDEYIDSKYQKVKYKKSLAFEKALVRPERVIARVSTALDALNSSLSDGRGVDLDYMVSIYPEHSQAAILDEIGDQILMDPESYLRGERKYLSKNQFLSGDILNKIEVVQLLVEENNQEYDWNHALDLLESVRPPRIHLADIEFKIGSRWIPQSVYGKFAFECFTNREFELSSPDVEQVIEVNPVDGQVHLRTSFAYRYPSAKDSSLGVSGSRYDTGRKVFENLLNSNQPTITMTVTEGEKKKTITDLEKTSVLRAKEQHLQELFQEFVSRYPEVQQVIEESYNRLYNRTVSREYDGSHLVIDGLAQNISLRPHQENAIQRIIEEKRALLAHEVGSGKTLTMLGAGFKLKELGMVHKPLYVVPSSLSAQFGQEIMKFFPTKKVFVTTKKDFVKARRKQFVSRIITGDYDAIVIGDSQFEKIPVSKERQMNYIEDKLNELREIKTHSENKYTVKEAEQSISGLEKQLEELQRFNRDSFIDFENLGIDFLFVDEAHHFKNIRPITGLGNVAGITNTTSKKNVDMEMKVRQIQEEHDFKNIVFATGTPVSNSISELYTMMNYIQPDILKRYQVDYFDSWVGAFGEIQNSMELAPTGDKYQPKKRFKKFVNLPELMKIYKETADIQTQDMLDLPVPEAHIIPIESELTENQKLYLEELVMRSDAVKCGTVDPSQDNMLKITGEARKLAIDMRLLDSSYSLADNHKLLQVVDNVERIYREGMENKATQMIFSDIGTPKKKDNGFDVYSEIKALLVDRGIPSKEIAFVHDANSDEKKNSLSRKVNAGEVRILLASTEKGGTGLNVQSKMKAVHHLDVPWRPSDIQQRNGRIIRQGNENKEVDIYHYITKGSFDNYLWATQENKLRYIKQIMTSKEPIRAAEDIDEQTMTASDFKALATGNPYLKYKMELENDLTLLENQRRAFQRSKDHYRHTISYCEENIPILEKRLSKYEGDIQQSEMSKDQSFSMTVGKQAFEQRAEAGESLHRLIRHNQSDSKEFRTLASYRGFDIKMLSLPTNQPLPETFSVKIVGENRYSVSLDLYSPLGTIQRLQHTIDHIKDDQVKTQNLLDELKDKWTTAKVEIEKNFPKEEDYQTKKAEYDVLAPLIETETDLDIIDQALRQFHEKGKEKLEQLSFELD; encoded by the coding sequence ATGGAAGTAATGCAATTATTGGCTATGTTTCGTGGAACAATTCCAAAAGATAGGGAGAAAATGGACCTATTTCTTCGTTATCAAGCGCAACATTTTGATGAGAAATGGCAGGATTTGGTAGAGAGTTTTTTGGCTGAAGAGGGCAAGATAGAAGAGATTCCTCACGTATATTCTTTTGATCAAGATATTGTTTCTTTCCTAGAGGCCAGTTCTGAAAATAATGATCAAGATTTAGAAAGTTACACAAGAAATTTTGGACAAGCAGGTCTAAGTAAATTATCTCAATTAAGTAATTTTGAGAAAAACTTGGTGCTAGAAGTCGCAACCTATAATCTTTTCACTCGATTTTACATCCAATCTGAAAAAGAGAAGCTAACACCATTAAGTGAGCTTGTATTTCATCAGAATCAGGATGTCAATTTAGTCAATGTCTATCGGGTTGCGAATAATCTATCTGATCGCATTAGTAGAGATATAGAGGAGTTTCTTCTAATGGTTGATTCCAAAGAACTAAAAAAAGAAGTTCTTGAGATTCATTTTGAAGAAAAAGAAGGAGATGTTCTAGCCTATTTGGGCTCAGAATTGATGGCTACTTTAGATATCGTTACGGATCTTGTCCATCATGAAGAAAACTACCAACAACTCCCACTGACACAAAAGCTGAAGATTATTACTTATTTTGATGAAGTAAAGGCTATAAGAGAAAAGTCTAAGCAAGTAGAGGAAGCAGTCTTACCTTTAGATAATATTGACCAGGTAGAAGAAAATGTGGAAGTTCATTCCCTAACTAAAGTAGATAAAATTGTAGAAGAAGCTTTGAGGGAATATCCGATTGGTTCACAAGTAAGTTATAAAGGACAAGTATTTCAGTTGGTTTCAATTGAAAATGCACAGTTAAATGGCTTAGTTCGCCTAGAGCTATTCAATGATTCCAACAAGTTATTTGAAGAAAATCCTATCTTATACTTGAACAGTTTAGAAGAGATTGAACAAGTATTGTCTCATGTAGAACTTGAAAAAGAAAATTCAGAGATTGAGATGGATTCATCAAGTGAAAGTCTGGAAATAGATTTGTATTCCTATCTGGAAGAAGATAATGAAAAGGATAAGGAAACAGAAACGCTTATTGAAGGCATAGAAGAGACAGATGTCCATGTTCTAGATTTTGTTTTTCCAGATGATTTAGAGGACTTTTATCCTAAGACAAATCGAGAAAAGATTGAAACGAATATCGCCGCAATTGAACTTGTTAAAAGATTAGAAAAAGAGGGACGACAAGCGCATCCAGAAGAACAAGAGCTACTAGCCAAGTATGTCGGCTGGGGTGGTCTTGCCAATGAATTTTTCGATGAACTCAATCCAAAGTATGAAGCAGAACGTTTAACTCTTAGGAGCTTAGTAAGTAAGTCAGAATACTCCACCATGAAACAAAGTTCTCTCACAGCCTATTATACAGACCCAATGATTATTCGCCAGATTTGGCAAAAATTACTGGATGATGGTTTTGAGGGAGGGAGGATATTAGATCCTTCTATGGGGACTGGGAACTTCTTTGCGGCGATGCCTAGAAGTATACGAGAGAAATCAGAACTCTATGGGGTTGAATTAGACAGTGTGACAGGCGCAATCGCAAAACAACTCCATCCCAATACCCATATTGAAGTGCGAGGATTTGAAGAAGTTCCCTATCAAAATAATAGTTTTGATTTAGTCTTAACGAATGTTCCTTTTGGAAATTTTCGCATTGCCGATAAAAACTATGATAAACCTTATATGATTCACGACTACTTTGTCAAACACTCACTTGATTTAGTAAGAGACGGAGGACAAGTGTCGATTATCTCATCTATCGGGACAATGGATAAGCGGACAGATAATATCTTACAAGAGATTAAATCCAACACTCATTTTTTAGGGGGAGTTCGGTTGCCGGATACGACTTTTAAAAGCATTGCAGGTACTCGAGTGACTACAGATCTTCTCTTCTTTCAAAAGGATCAAGCAAAGGATCTTAATGAGGAGGAACTTGTTTTTAGTGGTTCTATTCCCTTTGAGGAGGATAAGCGTGTCTGGATCAATCCTTATTTTGATGGGAAATACAATACACAAGTTTTGGGTGAATATGAGGTACGTAATTTTAATGGGGGAACTCTCAATGTTAAGGGGGTATCAGAAACATTATCTACTGACATAATGAAAGCATTAGAGAATGTGGAAGCACCTAAACAAATTGACAATTCTTTGAAAGCACCTGTTTTTATCCAAGAAGAAGTGGATAATTCTATCCCAAGTCGTATACGTGAGAACTTAGCGCTCTATTCTTTTGGATATGAGGGAAATCAAATTTATTACCGAGATACGCATGGCATTCGGAAAAGTTCAAAAGTAGACGAAATTAGTTATTATGTAGACGAGAAGGGAGAGTTTAAAGATTGGGACAGTTCTTTGTCTGAACATAAAATAGATCGATTCGTGCAACTTCATTTGACAGATGAGGAAGCACTAGATGTTTACAAGTCAGAAGAAGCGAGTAAAAGAGGGAAATATAAGGGACTGTTCAAAAAAACTGTCTTTTATGAAAGTCCCTTATCGGATAAGGACATTAGTCGTATTAAGGGCATGGTTGATTTGAGAGAGACCTATCAATCCTTAATTGAAATTCAACGTCATCAAGATTATAGTCGGGCTGATTTTCAGGAATTGCTTAGTAAACTCAATCGTGAATATGACCGTTTTGTAAGTCAATTTGGATACTTGAATGCTTCCGTTAATCGGAACTTATTTGATAGTGACGATAAGTATTCTTTACTAGCAAGTTTAGAAGATGAATACATCGATTCTAAATATCAGAAAGTAAAATATAAAAAATCTTTAGCCTTTGAGAAAGCATTGGTTAGGCCAGAGAGAGTGATCGCAAGAGTCTCAACGGCTCTAGATGCCTTAAACTCTAGTTTATCGGATGGTAGAGGGGTTGATTTAGACTATATGGTATCAATTTATCCCGAACATAGCCAAGCTGCTATTTTAGATGAGATAGGTGACCAGATTTTAATGGATCCAGAAAGCTATTTAAGAGGAGAAAGAAAATATCTTTCTAAGAACCAGTTTTTATCAGGAGACATTCTCAACAAAATAGAAGTAGTTCAACTATTAGTAGAGGAAAACAACCAAGAATATGATTGGAACCATGCTTTAGATTTGTTAGAATCTGTTCGCCCTCCACGGATTCATCTGGCAGATATTGAGTTTAAAATAGGGTCACGTTGGATTCCTCAATCCGTTTATGGTAAATTTGCTTTTGAATGTTTTACCAATCGTGAATTTGAATTGTCTTCGCCAGATGTTGAACAAGTCATTGAAGTGAATCCTGTCGATGGCCAGGTTCATTTAAGGACATCATTTGCTTATCGCTATCCAAGTGCCAAAGATAGTAGTCTTGGAGTCAGTGGGTCACGTTATGATACAGGAAGAAAGGTTTTTGAGAATTTACTAAATTCAAACCAACCGACGATTACTATGACTGTTACGGAAGGAGAAAAGAAAAAGACCATCACAGATTTGGAAAAAACCTCTGTTCTAAGAGCAAAAGAGCAGCATTTACAAGAGCTCTTTCAAGAATTTGTATCACGGTATCCAGAAGTCCAACAAGTCATTGAGGAAAGCTATAATCGTCTTTATAATCGGACGGTTAGTCGAGAGTATGACGGTAGCCATCTAGTCATTGATGGCTTGGCACAAAACATCAGTCTTCGTCCTCACCAAGAGAATGCCATTCAAAGAATTATAGAAGAAAAAAGAGCATTATTAGCTCATGAGGTAGGTTCAGGAAAGACCTTGACCATGCTTGGTGCTGGGTTTAAATTAAAGGAGTTAGGGATGGTTCATAAGCCCTTGTATGTGGTGCCCTCTAGTTTGTCTGCTCAGTTTGGCCAAGAAATCATGAAATTTTTCCCTACTAAAAAAGTCTTTGTGACCACTAAGAAAGATTTTGTGAAGGCGAGAAGAAAACAATTTGTGTCACGTATTATTACAGGAGATTACGATGCCATTGTCATTGGAGATTCTCAATTTGAAAAAATCCCTGTCAGTAAGGAAAGACAGATGAACTATATAGAGGATAAACTCAACGAACTACGAGAGATTAAAACACATTCTGAAAATAAGTATACCGTTAAAGAAGCAGAGCAATCAATAAGTGGTCTAGAGAAACAATTGGAAGAACTCCAACGCTTTAATCGTGATAGTTTTATTGATTTTGAGAACTTAGGAATTGATTTTCTCTTTGTGGATGAAGCACATCATTTTAAAAATATACGACCAATTACTGGACTTGGGAATGTAGCAGGGATTACCAATACAACGTCTAAGAAGAATGTGGATATGGAAATGAAGGTTCGACAGATTCAGGAAGAACATGATTTTAAGAATATTGTTTTTGCGACAGGAACACCTGTTTCCAATTCTATTAGTGAGTTATATACTATGATGAACTATATTCAACCAGATATTTTAAAACGCTATCAAGTTGATTATTTTGACTCTTGGGTAGGTGCTTTTGGAGAAATTCAAAACTCTATGGAATTAGCTCCTACAGGGGATAAGTACCAGCCTAAGAAACGATTTAAAAAGTTTGTCAATCTACCTGAGTTGATGAAAATCTATAAAGAAACAGCCGATATTCAAACACAAGATATGTTGGATTTACCTGTTCCAGAAGCTCATATTATCCCTATTGAGAGTGAGTTAACTGAAAACCAGAAACTCTATTTAGAAGAATTAGTTATGAGGTCAGATGCTGTCAAATGTGGAACAGTTGATCCAAGTCAGGATAACATGTTAAAAATTACGGGTGAGGCACGAAAATTAGCTATTGATATGCGTTTATTGGACTCTAGTTATAGTCTAGCAGACAATCATAAACTGCTTCAGGTAGTGGATAATGTTGAGAGAATTTATCGTGAAGGAATGGAAAATAAGGCTACTCAGATGATTTTTTCAGATATTGGAACACCTAAGAAAAAGGACAATGGCTTTGATGTTTATTCTGAGATTAAGGCATTATTAGTTGATAGAGGAATCCCTAGTAAAGAAATTGCCTTTGTACATGATGCCAATAGTGATGAAAAGAAGAACAGTTTGTCTCGAAAGGTTAATGCAGGAGAGGTGCGGATTCTCCTTGCTTCAACTGAAAAAGGAGGAACAGGTTTAAATGTTCAGAGCAAGATGAAAGCAGTTCATCACCTGGATGTACCGTGGAGACCAAGTGATATTCAGCAACGCAATGGACGGATTATCCGACAAGGAAATGAAAACAAGGAAGTGGATATTTACCACTATATTACCAAAGGTTCGTTTGATAATTATCTATGGGCAACTCAGGAGAACAAACTCCGTTATATTAAGCAGATTATGACTTCTAAGGAGCCGATTCGTGCTGCAGAAGACATTGATGAGCAGACCATGACAGCTTCTGATTTTAAGGCACTAGCAACAGGTAATCCTTATCTCAAATATAAGATGGAACTAGAGAATGATCTAACCCTATTAGAAAATCAAAGACGCGCCTTTCAACGTAGCAAGGATCACTATCGTCATACAATCTCTTACTGTGAAGAAAATATTCCCATTCTTGAGAAACGATTAAGCAAGTATGAAGGCGACATTCAACAGTCTGAAATGTCGAAAGACCAATCATTTTCTATGACAGTAGGTAAGCAAGCTTTTGAGCAACGAGCTGAAGCAGGTGAATCCCTACACCGTCTTATCCGTCATAATCAATCTGACAGCAAAGAATTCCGTACCCTAGCCAGTTATCGAGGATTTGACATTAAAATGCTTAGTCTTCCAACAAATCAACCTCTTCCTGAAACTTTCTCTGTTAAGATTGTAGGAGAAAATCGGTATTCTGTCAGTTTAGATTTGTATTCTCCTTTGGGGACAATTCAAAGACTCCAACATACGATAGACCACATTAAAGATGACCAAGTGAAAACTCAGAACTTATTGGATGAATTAAAGGATAAATGGACTACTGCTAAGGTAGAAATTGAGAAAAATTTTCCAAAGGAAGAGGATTATCAAACTAAAAAGGCCGAATACGATGTACTCGCGCCATTGATTGAAACTGAAACGGATTTAGATATTATTGATCAGGCCTTACGACAATTCCACGAAAAAGGAAAAGAAAAGCTAGAACAACTTTCTTTTGAATTAGATTAA
- a CDS encoding DUF3990 domain-containing protein, translated as MELTTKQEKQLGQTQWFHATLFRHLESLKKGINVQFNLGSELDFGPGFYITPDFEQARKFINKQVEVLNNIMANKDIFESEEEFGIILEFRISNFVEIFKNPDYHCHYFAKHKKSESDLDFAEFVFQNRENPDELQHHFDFIYGVQTDDNPTQALARFRQNEITKEEMLSEFRKPYSFKQLSIHNQSFCDIMKIEKVYQSKTGEELQKWQ; from the coding sequence TTGGAGTTGACTACCAAGCAGGAAAAGCAACTAGGTCAGACTCAGTGGTTCCATGCGACATTGTTCCGACATTTAGAATCGTTAAAAAAAGGTATCAATGTTCAATTTAACTTAGGGAGTGAGCTAGATTTTGGACCTGGTTTCTATATTACGCCTGACTTTGAACAAGCTAGAAAATTTATCAATAAACAAGTTGAAGTTCTAAATAACATTATGGCGAATAAAGATATTTTTGAGTCAGAAGAAGAATTCGGAATTATATTAGAATTTCGTATTTCAAATTTTGTAGAAATTTTTAAGAACCCAGACTATCATTGTCACTATTTTGCAAAACATAAAAAATCAGAGTCAGATTTAGATTTTGCGGAATTTGTCTTTCAAAATCGGGAAAATCCAGATGAATTACAACACCATTTTGATTTTATCTATGGTGTTCAGACTGATGACAATCCAACCCAAGCTTTAGCTCGTTTTCGTCAGAATGAAATTACAAAAGAAGAAATGCTTTCTGAGTTTAGAAAACCCTATTCTTTTAAACAATTATCCATTCACAACCAATCTTTTTGTGATATAATGAAAATAGAGAAGGTTTATCAATCAAAGACAGGAGAGGAGTTACAAAAATGGCAGTAG
- a CDS encoding toprim domain-containing protein translates to MEIEECKQISILDVANRLGISFKQVSSRVYEHPEHDSFRIFSTTNTFKWFSRDIQGDVIDFVRLVKGISFKEALAFLSEEPFQKEVVQEKRERPFYYPLKRVEDSNCSLARYYLTECRGISEEIVQKMIQQGLMAQANWKTNETVEPVIVFKSFDHHHKLQAASLQGIYKNHSIPRERLKTILKGSHGHVGISFDIGKPNKLVFCESFIDLMSYYELHQQNLSDVRLVSMEGLKRSVVAYQTLRLIAEENQKLEFLDTVTPSKLLPLINTIRDTTSYFDNHPDLLTLAVDCDDAGKDFYDKLSQAGLPVLLDLPDNEFGKEKIDWNDILREKKSDLQFMLETAKEQLGNQPVGQTSQCLEL, encoded by the coding sequence ATGGAAATAGAAGAATGTAAGCAAATTTCAATTCTTGATGTAGCCAATCGTTTAGGTATCTCCTTTAAACAAGTTTCTAGCCGTGTCTATGAACATCCTGAACACGATTCATTCCGAATTTTTTCAACTACCAATACTTTTAAATGGTTTTCAAGAGATATTCAAGGTGATGTCATTGATTTTGTTCGACTTGTTAAGGGAATTTCCTTTAAAGAAGCTCTAGCTTTTCTTTCTGAAGAACCTTTTCAAAAAGAAGTTGTTCAAGAAAAAAGAGAGAGACCATTTTATTATCCTTTAAAGAGAGTAGAAGATTCTAACTGTAGTCTGGCCAGATACTATTTAACAGAATGTAGAGGAATCTCAGAAGAAATCGTACAAAAGATGATTCAACAAGGTTTGATGGCACAAGCCAATTGGAAAACAAATGAAACTGTTGAACCTGTTATTGTTTTTAAAAGCTTTGATCATCATCACAAGCTACAGGCTGCAAGCCTACAAGGGATTTATAAGAATCATTCTATCCCAAGAGAGAGGTTAAAAACAATTCTAAAAGGAAGCCATGGACATGTTGGAATATCCTTTGACATTGGTAAACCAAATAAGCTGGTCTTTTGTGAATCGTTCATCGACTTGATGAGCTATTACGAACTTCATCAACAAAATCTATCTGATGTTCGTTTGGTGTCTATGGAGGGATTAAAAAGGTCTGTTGTTGCTTATCAAACTTTACGACTGATAGCTGAAGAAAATCAGAAGTTGGAATTCTTAGATACAGTAACACCTTCAAAGTTATTGCCTTTGATCAATACAATTCGTGATACCACCAGCTATTTTGATAATCATCCTGATTTATTGACACTTGCGGTAGATTGTGATGATGCAGGAAAAGATTTTTATGATAAGTTATCTCAAGCAGGATTGCCTGTTTTACTGGATTTACCTGATAATGAATTTGGGAAAGAAAAAATAGACTGGAACGATATTCTTAGAGAAAAGAAATCAGATTTACAATTTATGCTTGAGACTGCAAAAGAGCAATTGGGGAATCAACCAGTAGGACAAACCTCTCAATGTTTAGAATTGTGA